The following coding sequences are from one Ferrimicrobium sp. window:
- a CDS encoding ABC transporter substrate-binding protein, with translation GLALNLNLQYASGNTSVTQEMDAYQSAAKQAGITINLSSATFNTVIGNAAPCKPSQAACKWEMENWAGGWEYSPDNYPSGGELFGTGSGSNFGSYNSSEANTLIAATHTSSNPQAALDAYQNYMVKNLPVIYQPSADYSISLISSKLHGVTQNPYLNLTPENWYFTK, from the coding sequence GGGCTTGGCGCTGAATTTGAACCTCCAGTACGCCTCGGGGAACACCTCGGTGACCCAGGAGATGGACGCCTATCAGTCAGCGGCCAAGCAGGCGGGTATCACCATCAACCTGAGTTCGGCGACCTTTAATACGGTGATCGGCAATGCTGCACCGTGCAAACCCAGTCAGGCTGCCTGTAAGTGGGAGATGGAAAACTGGGCTGGTGGCTGGGAGTACAGCCCGGATAACTATCCGTCTGGTGGTGAGCTCTTCGGTACGGGTTCAGGATCGAACTTCGGTAGCTACAATAGCTCCGAAGCCAACACCCTGATCGCGGCGACCCATACGTCGTCTAACCCACAGGCGGCTCTCGATGCCTACCAGAACTACATGGTCAAGAACCTGCCGGTGATCTATCAGCCATCAGCTGACTATTCGATCTCGTTGATCTCGAGCAAGCTCCATGGCGTTACCCAGAATCCGTATCTCAATCTCACACCTGAGAACTGGTACTTCACTAAGTAA
- a CDS encoding ABC transporter permease: MVGYTIRRIIQSIIVVLGVLVIMFILQSLLPDPARAIVGVHASPAVVHAFIVQNDLNKPFYIQLWHYLVQVVWHHSLGRSYKLNESVGSIIGRDAPKSLLLVGVALLISIVVAVPIGIFQAVRRNKASDQVVTGVSFILYAMPTFFLGELLILFFSEYFHLFPAEAPQGSTVGQILAQPSGLVLPIATLALVNFAGYSRFMRSSAIESLAQDFIRTARAKGLSERAVLFKHMLRNSLIPIVTLIGLTLPAVLTAGLITEVLFNFPGIGSDYITALTSQDYPTALGITLIVAIATVLGNLLADIAYAALDPRVRY; the protein is encoded by the coding sequence ATGGTTGGTTACACCATCCGCCGAATCATTCAGTCCATAATCGTGGTGCTCGGTGTCCTGGTTATCATGTTCATCTTGCAGTCACTGCTGCCTGATCCGGCGAGAGCTATCGTGGGCGTGCATGCCTCCCCTGCTGTTGTCCACGCTTTCATTGTGCAAAATGATCTCAACAAGCCCTTTTATATCCAGTTATGGCATTACTTAGTGCAGGTCGTATGGCACCATTCCCTGGGTCGCTCTTACAAATTAAACGAATCGGTGGGATCGATCATCGGTCGCGATGCTCCGAAGTCGCTGCTGCTCGTTGGCGTTGCATTGTTGATCTCGATCGTCGTGGCCGTCCCGATCGGCATCTTCCAAGCTGTGCGACGCAACAAGGCCAGTGATCAGGTTGTCACTGGTGTCTCGTTTATCTTGTACGCCATGCCGACGTTCTTCCTAGGCGAACTGCTCATTCTTTTCTTCTCCGAATACTTCCACTTATTTCCCGCCGAGGCGCCACAAGGCTCCACTGTCGGACAGATCTTGGCACAGCCCAGCGGCCTCGTTCTCCCGATTGCGACGCTCGCTCTGGTAAACTTCGCTGGATACTCACGTTTCATGCGTTCTTCGGCTATCGAATCCCTTGCACAGGATTTCATCCGTACCGCACGGGCGAAGGGCCTCTCCGAGCGTGCGGTACTTTTCAAGCACATGTTGCGCAACTCACTCATCCCGATTGTGACACTCATCGGCCTCACGCTTCCGGCAGTGCTTACTGCGGGTCTGATCACCGAGGTGCTGTTTAACTTCCCAGGCATTGGCTCGGACTACATCACGGCTTTAACCAGCCAGGACTACCCAACGGCGCTAGGGATCACTTTAATCGTTGCCATTGCTACCGTTCTTGGTAATTTGCTTGCCGATATCGCCTACGCGGCCCTTGATCCGCGCGTGCGCTACTGA
- a CDS encoding ABC transporter permease — MSITEDLNPELEGEFAAPFANPPGGPIPDGGDVSGSGSAARLIVRTFFDNKLGILGISLLVLLLLFSFVGPLFYHSDTVVATYNINLPPGAGHPLGTDPSGRDVLGRLMIGGQDSLIIGIISALVSTIIGALWGAISGFFGGVVDTVLMRIVDVLLAIPTIFILLYLETIYHPTVLLLIITISAVSWLTAARLVRGETLSLRTREYVRAVRIMGGGRLRTILRHIIPNTIGVIVVQATFSVANAILLLATLGFLGFGLAPPAADWGSMLSGGVSYIYDGYWWLIYPAGVLIVLAVLAFNFIGDAVRDALEVRLQRR, encoded by the coding sequence ATGTCCATCACTGAGGATCTCAATCCAGAACTTGAGGGCGAGTTTGCCGCCCCGTTTGCCAACCCTCCGGGCGGACCGATCCCAGATGGTGGCGACGTCTCCGGGTCGGGTTCGGCTGCCCGCCTGATCGTCCGCACTTTTTTTGACAACAAGCTCGGTATTCTCGGCATATCCCTCCTGGTATTGTTGCTGCTGTTCAGTTTCGTAGGGCCATTGTTTTACCATTCGGATACGGTTGTCGCCACGTACAACATCAACCTGCCACCGGGTGCTGGTCATCCATTGGGGACCGACCCAAGCGGCCGCGATGTCTTAGGTCGACTCATGATCGGCGGCCAGGATAGCCTCATCATTGGCATTATTTCGGCGCTCGTTTCCACCATCATTGGAGCCCTCTGGGGTGCCATCTCTGGATTCTTCGGTGGGGTCGTCGATACGGTCCTCATGCGTATCGTCGATGTCCTTCTCGCCATTCCGACCATCTTTATCTTGCTCTACCTCGAGACCATCTATCACCCGACCGTCCTCCTACTCATCATCACTATTTCCGCCGTGTCGTGGCTCACCGCTGCCCGTTTGGTCCGGGGTGAGACCTTGAGTCTGCGTACGCGTGAATATGTTCGTGCGGTCCGGATCATGGGTGGCGGGAGATTGCGGACCATCCTCCGCCATATTATTCCCAACACCATTGGCGTAATCGTTGTACAAGCCACCTTCTCGGTTGCCAACGCGATTCTGCTGCTCGCGACGTTAGGATTTCTCGGTTTTGGCCTCGCCCCACCAGCTGCTGACTGGGGTTCGATGCTTTCTGGTGGAGTTAGCTATATCTACGACGGTTACTGGTGGCTTATCTACCCCGCCGGTGTCCTTATCGTCTTGGCGGTTCTGGCGTTTAACTTTATTGGTGATGCCGTGCGCGATGCCCTCGAAGTTCGTCTGCAGCGGCGTTAA
- a CDS encoding LCP family protein has translation MKSSKLRRRRRLVTALVGFLVLVLILGIGGYVYVHYRYDQIGRVHVDGLTTQATGGKPENILLVGDNSRCTLKKYSSFYQQQNNHFGTCSEVGGGRSDVTMVLHLDPATHSAYLLSIPRDLWMPMPGGHGLQLRVDDSLNSAEDSYLHLKFGPTMLVKAIQQDLGIPISHYVELNFYTFEKVVNTLGGVTIDFPTKLKDYYSGLNITQPGCQHLNGTQALALVRARHLYYYDPTTGTWKYDGTGDLGRIQRTHIFLRVLASQVKSSALSNPLNANALLGSILPALKLDQGFTLSDLVSLALTYSHVNPGSIPTTTLPVIIPNGTFHDLANPSNYQAPGSIVLPYQPNDLAQISKFLGSSATDYQAVKPSSVTVSVLNGSGVTNEAAQTASALHALGYQIQGTGNATYAGNDSEAVVSYRPGDLAMGEKVLSSLTGQAIMAQGPSSQAADVVVTTGSTVAVDPPSGTSGASSSSSSSSTSTSSSSSTSTSNLQTVSQIANTNLWRSSEPISWWDPKACPTK, from the coding sequence GTGAAGTCTTCGAAGCTGCGTCGGCGTCGTCGTCTGGTAACCGCCCTCGTTGGCTTTCTAGTCTTGGTTCTCATTCTGGGGATCGGTGGCTACGTCTACGTGCATTATCGCTACGATCAAATTGGGCGGGTTCACGTCGATGGACTCACAACGCAAGCAACAGGCGGCAAGCCCGAGAACATACTCTTAGTCGGTGACAACAGTCGCTGTACGCTCAAGAAGTACTCAAGCTTCTATCAGCAGCAGAACAACCATTTCGGCACCTGTTCGGAAGTTGGGGGCGGCAGGAGTGATGTAACGATGGTGCTCCATCTCGACCCGGCGACCCACTCGGCGTACCTCCTCTCCATCCCTCGAGACCTTTGGATGCCAATGCCAGGCGGGCATGGGCTCCAGTTGCGGGTTGATGATTCCCTGAACTCTGCTGAAGACTCCTATCTCCATCTCAAGTTTGGACCAACCATGTTGGTCAAGGCCATCCAACAGGACCTTGGTATCCCCATTAGCCACTACGTCGAACTCAATTTCTACACATTCGAAAAAGTAGTCAATACGCTTGGTGGCGTTACCATCGACTTCCCAACCAAACTCAAGGATTACTACTCTGGGCTCAACATCACCCAACCAGGATGCCAGCATCTCAATGGCACCCAGGCCCTCGCGCTCGTTCGAGCTCGGCACCTCTACTACTACGATCCAACGACAGGTACCTGGAAATACGACGGTACCGGAGACCTGGGGCGCATCCAGCGTACGCACATCTTCCTAAGGGTACTGGCGTCTCAGGTGAAGTCATCGGCCCTGTCTAATCCGCTGAACGCCAATGCTCTCCTCGGTTCCATCCTTCCGGCGCTCAAACTCGATCAGGGGTTTACGTTGAGCGACCTCGTCTCGCTTGCGCTGACATACTCGCACGTCAATCCTGGGTCGATCCCCACTACGACGCTCCCGGTGATTATCCCCAACGGTACGTTCCACGATCTCGCGAATCCGAGCAACTATCAGGCGCCAGGCTCTATCGTTCTTCCCTACCAGCCAAACGACCTTGCCCAGATCTCGAAGTTCCTCGGCTCCAGTGCCACCGACTATCAGGCGGTCAAGCCGAGTTCCGTAACGGTATCGGTACTCAACGGCTCTGGTGTGACCAACGAGGCCGCGCAGACCGCCTCAGCCTTGCACGCGTTGGGATATCAGATCCAGGGCACTGGCAACGCCACGTATGCAGGCAACGATTCTGAGGCAGTAGTCTCCTACCGGCCCGGTGATCTCGCGATGGGTGAGAAGGTGCTGTCATCCCTCACCGGCCAGGCGATCATGGCGCAAGGTCCAAGCTCGCAGGCTGCAGATGTTGTTGTCACAACCGGTTCTACGGTGGCTGTCGATCCCCCTAGTGGCACATCGGGGGCTTCGTCGTCGAGCTCCTCGAGTTCCACATCGACGAGCTCCTCGAGTTCCACATCGACGAGTAACCTTCAGACTGTTAGCCAGATTGCCAACACCAATCTCTGGCGCTCCTCTGAGCCGATCAGCTGGTGGGATCCAAAGGCTTGCCCGACGAAGTAG